In Carassius auratus strain Wakin chromosome 48, ASM336829v1, whole genome shotgun sequence, the genomic window cacagaaaaatataaaacaagaaaGAGCAAAACACATTAAGAGAACCATGTGGAATTAAGTCATTGCAATGATGCGTTATGCATTCACATGCGGAAGCGATCTGAAAAGTTTGGAGATTGGGGCACTGTGAGAGACACGTCACTCTTTTTCAACTCCATAGGCTTGTAGCGTCTGATTGGCTGGGCCTTGCGCACCTTTTGAAAAAGACAGAATTAGTTACAATATAAATCAGCCACTTAAAGTGAtgaggaatttaaaaaaaaaattataagtgcagataaatatttgactaCTTGATCATAATTTCACAACTTTCCAGGCCTCGGAGGATAGGCAACATCATTCTGAAATCGCTTACCTGTTCCTGCCGTAGCCttgcagtctcctccctttccTGCTCCTCTCGTTCTCTGGCCCGCTCCTCTTCCATACGAGCCTTCATTGCCTCCTTTTCACTCAACTCCTTTTCGAACTCCATTCGTTCCTTGGCTCTCCGTTCTGTGGCCAACTGGAAGCCCTCTGGAACTGCAGAATTAGTAGTATTGGCTTAAGAAAGTGCCGAAGGTGAATAAAGAGGACCAGATGAAGTGGTCAGGTAGAGGTGATGACGGCAGTGAAAATTGGAAGGAAGCGAGAGTTGGTTTTGGGAGTTAGCTGTGCACTTCAACAAAACTCACACAAAGCAAGCAAGCCCAAGGAAGTTCAAACTGGAGACAGTACACCATGTGTAGCGCAACACTAACTGGAAAGATCACAAAAACATTTACTACAACAACATACCCAAGATGGAGCGATTCTCTTTTTTCGGTATAAATGGTTCTTTGTGCATTACATTGTTTGGCCGTGCCTTAAAACATGCGGCTTCAGCCTGTCGTTTCAACTCCTCTTTCATCTggagaaacattttaaaagaatgtaCCAGTTAGAACAGAGATTgtaaataatgttacaaatgcaAAGACAGACTTAAAAGTGAGTTCCACTGAATAACTAGTTGCAAGTATGCAAACAAAAATGCTAAGCCAGCACACTGAACGTGTGGTCCAGTAGAACCCAATTTTAACAACAGATGATCCATGGAAGATCTTACCATCTGTTCCCAGCGTTCACCCTTTGACGCTCCTCGTTCATCAATCATCAGCTTGAAAGGAGCAGGTTTGGTGGGCTCTACTACCTTTTTCTCAGGGAGGTGCACTTCATGGAAGTCAGGAAGGGGTTGGGCCTTAAACTTGGGTACCTGTGAGATTTGGTGAGAGTCATTTAGGCACAATTATGAAATGAAAAGCAATAAGACTGTCAGCTACTCAACGAAAGAAAATACCTCTTCATTTCTCATTTCCTCCAGCTTCTTCTCCTTCATGACCCTTCGTTCACGCTCACGTTCCTCAAATGAGAAAGGGCACATTTCTACCTGGCTCTTGACTGGCAGTTTGGGTTGGAAGGGCAGGAAGTGGGGCACAGCATGTGCCTTAATTGGAGCAGGAGGCTTCTCCTGAAGGTGCAAAGGGATTGAGTCAAATCGGTttcatgattttaaataaagataaatcaaattaaaaaaaagggcACAGGATTAAAAATGTacctcttcttttttcttttcaattcgCACACGGTTTTTAAGAGCAAATGCAGGTGATTCTGGAACAGTCGGATTTAGAACTTTCTTCTCTGGGACACCCTTTATGGTGTGAAGAAAAGAGAAATGGAATTATATAAAGAGACGTCACCCCCATGGCTAAACAAACCCAAAAAGGGGTTGACAGAACTGTTACCAACCACGACTTCCTCCAGAATTCGAGTTGGTAGCGGTCTGGGATGGAATGTGTGGTCCTCTTTTTCCTCAGGCTTCTTACTGGCCTGCCGCTCCTGAAGTCGCTTCTCAATCTCCAGCTGGAAGCCCTCAGGCTTGGTAACTTCTTTACTTTCCGGCTTTTTAGGAACCAAAGCCCCTTCTAGAATCTTTCTGTTGAGTTCTAGAGCTTTGAACTTAAACCTGAGATGGTAGAAGGAAAGTTTTAAGAGACTTTCTTGTGCTCAATTAAAATTCAGCATTAACAAACACAAGTCTCAGCAAAACTTACTGCTGCATTTTTTCTGCTTCCTCAGCCTCAATTTCTGCAGTGCTTTTCACCATCGTGGGACGATGTCTCTGGCGAGTCAGTAGCTGTGGCGTTTTGGGGTGTGTGATTTTTGGCTTCTCAGCCTTCACTGGTGATGGTCCTGCAAATAAAATAGGTAAAATTAGTCAAAAGAAGCCTGGAGGGTAAATTACAAATCATATATCAGaggaaattaaattaatgaagaTGTAAGAATTAAATGGATCCCACTGAAAAtatattagagaaaaaaaaaaaaaaaaaaaaaaaaaaaccacacatggTGCCAAAACTACAGTGGGTGAATAAATGCTTTAACAGCAATCCTAACAACATTCAAGGCTATGAAGACACCAGAAACAGGGTCCGAGTAGACGCACCTCTTTCCTGGCTCTGCCGACTGCGCAGGTGATAGCGGCTGGGAGTGCGTTTCTGAAACTGCTCAATCTGCTGGGCCATCGGCACATAGGCTCCTGCCTCATCAAGCTTCCTCTTGCCTCTGGAGAGGTTGAAGGGTTTGGGAATTGTCGTTCCCTTTGGAGCCTTCAACTACAAAACGAGACAACATTCAAATCACATGAAAACAAGCAGCAGCTTCAAAAAGAATCCAACTACTCATCCAAGAGCCTGGACTCACAGGGGAAGATGGGTGCTTGCGGAGCTGTGAGGTGAAGTCCACCTCCTTGTACGAGCTGTCTTCTGCAGAGCCTACATCCATGTGGTTCTTCAGCCTGCTATCAGAGCAGAAATGGAACTCTTTGGGAATGGTGGTGGACAGCACATGCTTCTTAGGAGGCTGACCTTTAAAACACCAAGAACAGAcagtgaaatacaaaaaaaatttatattaattttaatgcttGCATTAAAAATAGGCAGTTTGACTCACTGCCTGCCAGTGCAGCTCTGTAGCTGGCCTCGTTCTTCCGACGCTGTTCTGCCACCTCTTTCTGCAATGCCTCAATGCGTTCCAGCTCTTGCTGTTCTGTGCTTTTCTGTCTGAAATTCAAAAGACAGCATATATAACTTAATGCTTTAATACTAAACCCTTCTGATAAGTTGAAGTTAAATCAACTGGCAAGACACGGGGGAGTTGACCAGCAAAGGTTTGAAGTTGTATGATTTCATGTTCTGAAAAGTCTCGAATGCTGACCAAGGCTTcagtcattttacaattacagtaaaacatttaaaatccgtttcaagtttaaattgtaatttattcctgggatgaAACTTACTACTACAGAAAATTATTCTAATGTGTTGATTTACTCAAGAAACCTTTGttcttattaaatgttatttaataacatCATATAAGTCTTTAATACATCTCTGCTGATTTAagatattaatttcttaaaaaaaataaaaccacacacTACAAAACTACACCACCACCTTAACCCTAACTTTTGAACCATAGTGTAGTTTGCCTTTGCTGACTATTCAGACTAATAAGAGTTTCACTTACTGTGTAGTGTTGGAGGCAGAGGCAGTATCTGAGGTCTTAGAGGAAATTGCTGGCTTGCTTCTCAGCCGGACACTGCTCCTTGCACCAGCACCACTGCGTCGCACAGTTCTGGATGTTGAGCTTCTGTGAGgagataaaacaaaataaatattatatatatatatatatatatatatatatatatatatatatatatatatatatatatatatataaaaaaaagtataattcaaGTAACATCCCACATTACAAGCCAGGTCACCAGTGAGGTCTACTAAAAGCCCACTAGGTGCGCTCCAAAGCTGGGCAAATGCATTTCTCAGTTAATTTTACCTTCGCCGCTGATCAAAAACTCTCCTTGCTGTGGCAGCAGGTACAACTCTATGCAGCGAGACAAAGTGGCTAATTGAGCACCCTGTAATAGACTAAACACTTATCTAAATTTAGGAGAACATACCTTCTTTTCTTTACATGAGGGGGTGTTGCAGGCTTTTCATTTCTAGGCACAGGCCGTTTGGACACTctgcaaaaagaaacaaaacagtcAACCGATGTAAGAAAAGAGTAAGAAAAATGGACTGTTTAATAGGgtgtataaataacaaataaggtCTCATTTACCTGCGTGGTTGAGCAGGAACCGATGTCTGGGCCTGACTAGGAGCTGCTGTAGTTCTGCCGTTCCCCCATGATGTGACTATGTTAGATGGGACCTCTGTAGAGGTGCTTTCTTTGACATCTGAAGCAAAGGAGATATTAAAGGGacaattcagccaaaaatgaaaattctgtcatgaattactcaccctcgtgtcatgccaaacctgtaagacctccgttcattacattcaacacaaattaagatatttttgatgtaaCCTGAGAGCCCTGTTACCCTCCCATATTTTACTGATCTCCTTGGTACATTTCTGGAGGTTGACCATGTTAGGACCCTTGTTGTCCATCGGAGGGTCAAAGAGCTCTCagaataaaattaaaagcatttagcagacgcttttatccaaagcgacatacactgcattcaggctaacaattttctcctatcatgtgttcccccgggatttgaacccccaacattgcaatgctctaccacttgagctacaggaaccttttttgaatgaatcaaaaatatcttgatttaggTTCCGACAATGAATGAAGGTCTCCtgagatttggaacaacataagggcgAGTAATTCATGACAATAAAACAATTAACCTTTAAAACTTAACACTTTAAGAATACTagtgcaaaacaaacaaatttgcttccaattattttttttattaaaacagtttttcCCCAACCTGTACTTGTTGTCTCATCTTGTTTGATCATGGGAGACACCACAGCTTTGAGTCTGTTGGTGTTGTGGACTTCATCAAATGGCTTTGTGGTCCGTAAAGGGGTGGTGAGCTGTTCCATAATGCCACTTTTAGGAGCTGCCTTCAACTCTAATAGTAAAACAAAGACAGTTGgatattatagaaaataaaaatatataaataagataaacaaaaatatgtatattgtaaAGAGTAAAAAGCCTTACCAAACCACCGGTCAGCATTATCCTGAGGGTCCAGGGCAAAATCATCTATTGACTCTATGACATGAGAAGGGGCATCCCATGTGTACGCATCAACAGAGTCCCCTTCCATATTCACACAGGAAACttctgcaaaataataaaagcttTAAATAGTTCAAACAGAATATGTAACAATGCTATAATAGTAaagcagaaaattacatttcctgCGTAGCGATGCCTAAAATGGCAGCCATTGGCTAAAATCCGACTTAAGGCCCAAACTACAAAAGAAGCGCTCGATTTATCCAACAAGTATGGATTATAAAATTAACTTACGTATAGTGttttaatatgataaaatatcttaatttcagAACCAGCACTTTACACGATCATTTCAGAATCAGTTCACATGAAATACCCGCCTGCGTCGCTCATTACTCAAAATTACGAGGGAAAACGTAAACAAGCGAAACCTAAATAAGATCTTCACATATGTCAAGATCACAataatcaattgaaaaaaaaaaaaaaaaaaactttgaaatcgGTCGGTCTATTACCGTTACATTGAACATCAACTTAAAAGTTTGTCTTGCAAGGCTAACCTGTTACGGTCCGATACAAACGCaccaattaaaacaatttaaacgcAGCAGCTGAGTAAATTTCAAAATATGACATTGCTTATAAATGTGAAAAACCTATACTTACGCTTCAAACCAATGCCTCCTACCACAACCTAAAAGGCTGGTCAAATGCAGTAAAAATGGTAAATCAACAAACGCTCGCACCTTCCTGCCACAAACAATCCGACGCGAATACTAGTTTGAATGTTGGGGCCGTTAGAACTGCTTTTACgaatcagccaatcagagggCTCAAAGCTGCGCGTCTCGTTTCCTATTAGCTTAGCGTTTGTGACGCAATAACCACGTGACTAGCTGAAAGAACCAGAAGCAAAACAGATGGACATTTAAAACTGACTGAAgttaataaagtttaataaatgaattattctGCTGTTTTACAAAGCGATCTTTTTTTATGTCAgttattaaaaactaataatcTTAACCCGTTCAATCCCAAATTTTCCCATACACGAAAATTAACcaaaatatgttcttaattacCCGTTGAGAtgaccaataatatatatatatatatatatatatatatatatatatatatatatatatatatatatatttgaaaagtgtgtgaaaaacagttttatggacaatttttataaaaaaaaaaaaatgttactttattgcAACATATTGTATAAcataaaattgttatatttgtgCTACCAGTATCACAAAATCAATATCGTaacttatttgtaacatttttactgttattttagcGCAATATTCACTGTAACTTTGTCTTTTCAACATTTTAGTTCAGCCTTCACTAACAAATGCAATTGGATGTATGTGTATACctaaatgaacttttatcacactGCTCACAATTGTTGCCATCAACATATTTACTCATTCTATGACCACAttcaacaaaacaataataattgtgaaTTCATATATTAATTCTAGACACCTTAAAGATAACATTTACCAAAAACCTTTGCCATTTCTTTATGTTAAGAAACTTTACTAGACTTTTGTTTTGGAGCTTTGATACAGCCATCATCTTCTCATGgcacaaacatgaaataaatactctggtcatgtgacaaatGTCAAACTGCATATATTTAATTGACCCTTTATTCAGATTAattagcagaaaaaaaagaaaaaaa contains:
- the LOC113065587 gene encoding targeting protein for Xklp2-like isoform X2: MEGDSVDAYTWDAPSHVIESIDDFALDPQDNADRWFELKAAPKSGIMEQLTTPLRTTKPFDEVHNTNRLKAVVSPMIKQDETTSTDVKESTSTEVPSNIVTSWGNGRTTAAPSQAQTSVPAQPRRVSKRPVPRNEKPATPPHVKKRRVVPAATARRVFDQRRRSSTSRTVRRSGAGARSSVRLRSKPAISSKTSDTASASNTTQQKSTEQQELERIEALQKEVAEQRRKNEASYRAALAGSQPPKKHVLSTTIPKEFHFCSDSRLKNHMDVGSAEDSSYKEVDFTSQLRKHPSSPLKAPKGTTIPKPFNLSRGKRKLDEAGAYVPMAQQIEQFQKRTPSRYHLRSRQSQERGPSPVKAEKPKITHPKTPQLLTRQRHRPTMVKSTAEIEAEEAEKMQQFKFKALELNRKILEGALVPKKPESKEVTKPEGFQLEIEKRLQERQASKKPEEKEDHTFHPRPLPTRILEEVVGVPEKKVLNPTVPESPAFALKNRVRIEKKKEEEKPPAPIKAHAVPHFLPFQPKLPVKSQVEMCPFSFEERERERRVMKEKKLEEMRNEEVPKFKAQPLPDFHEVHLPEKKVVEPTKPAPFKLMIDERGASKGERWEQMMKEELKRQAEAACFKARPNNVMHKEPFIPKKENRSILVPEGFQLATERRAKERMEFEKELSEKEAMKARMEEERAREREEQEREETARLRQEQVRKAQPIRRYKPMELKKSDVSLTVPQSPNFSDRFRM
- the LOC113065587 gene encoding targeting protein for Xklp2-like isoform X3, which codes for MEGDSVDAYTWDAPSHVIESIDDFALDPQDNADRWFELKAAPKSGIMEQLTTPLRTTKPFDEVHNTNRLKAVVSPMIKQDETTSTDVKESTSTEVPSNIVTSWGNGRTTAAPSQAQTSVPAQPRRVSKRPVPRNEKPATPPHVKKRRSSTSRTVRRSGAGARSSVRLRSKPAISSKTSDTASASNTTQQKSTEQQELERIEALQKEVAEQRRKNEASYRAALAGSQPPKKHVLSTTIPKEFHFCSDSRLKNHMDVGSAEDSSYKEVDFTSQLRKHPSSPLKAPKGTTIPKPFNLSRGKRKLDEAGAYVPMAQQIEQFQKRTPSRYHLRSRQSQERGPSPVKAEKPKITHPKTPQLLTRQRHRPTMVKSTAEIEAEEAEKMQQFKFKALELNRKILEGALVPKKPESKEVTKPEGFQLEIEKRLQERQASKKPEEKEDHTFHPRPLPTRILEEVVGVPEKKVLNPTVPESPAFALKNRVRIEKKKEEEKPPAPIKAHAVPHFLPFQPKLPVKSQVEMCPFSFEERERERRVMKEKKLEEMRNEEVPKFKAQPLPDFHEVHLPEKKVVEPTKPAPFKLMIDERGASKGERWEQMMKEELKRQAEAACFKARPNNVMHKEPFIPKKENRSILANTTNSAVPEGFQLATERRAKERMEFEKELSEKEAMKARMEEERAREREEQEREETARLRQEQVRKAQPIRRYKPMELKKSDVSLTVPQSPNFSDRFRM
- the LOC113065587 gene encoding targeting protein for Xklp2-like isoform X1, yielding MEGDSVDAYTWDAPSHVIESIDDFALDPQDNADRWFELKAAPKSGIMEQLTTPLRTTKPFDEVHNTNRLKAVVSPMIKQDETTSTDVKESTSTEVPSNIVTSWGNGRTTAAPSQAQTSVPAQPRRVSKRPVPRNEKPATPPHVKKRRVVPAATARRVFDQRRRSSTSRTVRRSGAGARSSVRLRSKPAISSKTSDTASASNTTQQKSTEQQELERIEALQKEVAEQRRKNEASYRAALAGSQPPKKHVLSTTIPKEFHFCSDSRLKNHMDVGSAEDSSYKEVDFTSQLRKHPSSPLKAPKGTTIPKPFNLSRGKRKLDEAGAYVPMAQQIEQFQKRTPSRYHLRSRQSQERGPSPVKAEKPKITHPKTPQLLTRQRHRPTMVKSTAEIEAEEAEKMQQFKFKALELNRKILEGALVPKKPESKEVTKPEGFQLEIEKRLQERQASKKPEEKEDHTFHPRPLPTRILEEVVGVPEKKVLNPTVPESPAFALKNRVRIEKKKEEEKPPAPIKAHAVPHFLPFQPKLPVKSQVEMCPFSFEERERERRVMKEKKLEEMRNEEVPKFKAQPLPDFHEVHLPEKKVVEPTKPAPFKLMIDERGASKGERWEQMMKEELKRQAEAACFKARPNNVMHKEPFIPKKENRSILANTTNSAVPEGFQLATERRAKERMEFEKELSEKEAMKARMEEERAREREEQEREETARLRQEQVRKAQPIRRYKPMELKKSDVSLTVPQSPNFSDRFRM